The following proteins come from a genomic window of Streptomyces sp. NBC_01716:
- a CDS encoding SURF1 family cytochrome oxidase biogenesis protein, with product MYRFLLSRQWVILTLLALALIPVMIELGFWQLHRHEHRVAQNTLIADNLKAKPVPVTELTSPGHTVPRADFWRRVEATGTFDTAHEVVVRRRTNADETVGFHVLTPLVLADGRAVLVNRGWIPFGADQRSFPDIPAVPKGEVTVTGRLKADETTGTSGIKELSDLPDRQVMLINSEQQAGFLGRTVLGGYIEQTAPAAAGGSPRQIPEPDSGSIGPHMAYAVQWWLFTAGVPVGWVILVRREKRDRAAAAARGTPERETAAA from the coding sequence GTGTACCGGTTCCTCTTGTCGCGGCAGTGGGTGATCCTCACCCTGCTCGCCCTCGCCCTCATCCCCGTGATGATCGAGCTCGGCTTCTGGCAGCTGCACCGGCACGAACACCGGGTGGCGCAGAACACACTGATCGCCGACAACCTCAAGGCGAAGCCGGTCCCGGTCACCGAGCTCACCTCCCCCGGTCACACCGTGCCGCGCGCCGACTTCTGGCGACGGGTCGAGGCCACGGGCACCTTCGACACGGCGCACGAGGTCGTCGTACGCCGCCGGACCAACGCCGACGAGACAGTCGGCTTCCACGTCCTGACCCCGCTCGTCCTCGCCGACGGCCGGGCGGTCCTCGTCAACCGCGGCTGGATCCCCTTCGGCGCGGACCAGCGCTCCTTCCCGGACATCCCGGCGGTCCCCAAGGGGGAGGTCACCGTCACCGGCCGCCTCAAGGCGGACGAGACGACCGGCACCAGCGGCATCAAGGAGCTGAGCGACCTCCCGGACCGCCAGGTCATGCTGATCAACAGCGAGCAGCAGGCCGGGTTCCTCGGCCGGACCGTACTCGGCGGCTACATCGAGCAGACCGCCCCCGCGGCGGCCGGCGGCAGCCCGCGGCAGATCCCCGAGCCCGACTCAGGCTCCATCGGCCCGCACATGGCGTACGCCGTGCAGTGGTGGCTGTTCACCGCGGGCGTGCCCGTCGGGTGGGTCATTCTCGTACGGCGCGAGAAGCGCGACCGCGCTGCCGCCGCCGCCCGGGGCACACCCGAGCG
- a CDS encoding DEDDh family exonuclease, translating to MTMLDDPATSTMWPAAYPQGYAVVDVETTGLARDDRIVSAAVYRLDARGDVEDHWYTLVNPERDPGPVWIHGLTTDVLADAPLFRDVAREFSERLADRVLVAHNAFFDWSMISREYARAKAVAPTRQRLCTIALAKELRLPLPNHKLATLAEHFGVAQRRAHHALDDARVLAEAFRPSLHAAARDGVRLPLLECRPLTEWTDSPARPLIGHQATHRPTTWRPSRRLPPSPYPNPGRYESDKPLAQGMRVAFSGDTSVDRELLEDRAVEAGLHVATSVSRKTSLLVTNDPGSATSKTVKAAEYGTPVVDEAAFTHLLRDVAPAAVPPADG from the coding sequence GTGACCATGCTCGACGACCCCGCGACTTCGACGATGTGGCCGGCCGCGTACCCCCAGGGATACGCGGTCGTCGACGTGGAGACCACCGGACTCGCCCGCGACGACCGCATAGTGTCCGCGGCGGTGTACCGGCTGGACGCGCGGGGCGACGTCGAGGACCACTGGTACACGCTGGTCAATCCCGAGCGCGACCCGGGACCGGTCTGGATCCACGGGCTGACGACCGATGTGCTGGCGGACGCCCCGCTGTTCAGGGATGTCGCGCGGGAGTTCTCGGAGCGGCTCGCGGACCGGGTGCTCGTCGCGCACAACGCGTTCTTCGACTGGTCGATGATCTCCCGGGAGTACGCGCGCGCGAAGGCGGTCGCGCCCACGCGTCAGCGGCTGTGCACCATCGCACTCGCCAAGGAGCTCCGACTGCCGCTGCCCAACCACAAGTTGGCCACGCTCGCCGAGCACTTCGGCGTCGCCCAGCGGCGCGCGCACCACGCGCTGGACGACGCGCGGGTGCTCGCGGAGGCGTTCCGGCCGAGCCTGCACGCGGCGGCGCGGGACGGGGTGCGGCTGCCGCTGCTCGAATGCCGGCCGCTCACGGAGTGGACGGACAGCCCGGCGAGGCCGCTGATCGGCCATCAGGCGACGCACCGTCCGACGACCTGGCGCCCGTCGCGCCGGCTGCCGCCCAGTCCGTATCCGAACCCTGGGCGGTACGAGAGCGACAAGCCGCTCGCGCAGGGGATGCGGGTGGCCTTCTCGGGTGACACGTCGGTCGACCGTGAGCTGCTGGAGGACCGGGCCGTCGAGGCGGGGCTGCATGTCGCCACCAGCGTCTCGCGGAAGACGAGTCTGCTCGTGACGAACGATCCCGGCTCGGCGACGTCCAAGACGGTGAAGGCGGCGGAGTACGGCACACCGGTCGTGGACGAGGCCGCGTTCACACATCTGCTGCGCGACGTGGCGCCCGCGGCGGTGCCCCCGGCAGACGGGTGA
- a CDS encoding sterol desaturase family protein, which produces MPPNLPDVVLWSIPAFVLLTLVEVVSYRLHPDEDAAGYSGKDAATSLSMGLGSLGFDLLWKIPVVAVYTAAYELTPLRVPVLWWTIPLMLLAQDFFYYWSHRGHHVVRILWACHVVHHSSRKFNLSTALRQPWTSLTVWPFYLPFILLGAHPAALAFCSSANLVYQFWVHTERIDKLPRPFEYVLNTPSHHRVHHASQGGYLDRNFGGILIVWDRLFGSFAAETERPVYGLTKNIETYNPLRVATHEYAAIARDVRAARDWRERAGRVFRGPGWQPE; this is translated from the coding sequence ATGCCGCCGAACCTGCCCGATGTCGTGCTGTGGTCGATCCCCGCGTTCGTCCTGCTCACCCTGGTCGAAGTGGTGAGTTACCGGCTCCATCCCGACGAGGACGCCGCCGGGTACTCGGGCAAGGACGCCGCCACCAGCCTCTCCATGGGGCTCGGCAGCCTCGGCTTCGACCTCCTTTGGAAGATACCCGTCGTCGCCGTCTACACGGCGGCGTACGAGCTGACGCCCCTGCGCGTCCCCGTCCTGTGGTGGACCATCCCGCTCATGCTGCTCGCGCAGGACTTCTTCTACTACTGGTCCCACCGCGGCCACCACGTCGTGCGGATCCTCTGGGCCTGCCACGTGGTGCACCACTCCAGCCGGAAGTTCAACCTCAGCACCGCGCTGCGCCAGCCCTGGACCTCGCTCACCGTCTGGCCGTTCTACCTCCCGTTCATCCTCCTGGGGGCGCACCCCGCCGCGCTCGCCTTCTGCTCGTCGGCGAACCTCGTCTACCAGTTCTGGGTGCACACCGAGCGGATCGACAAGCTGCCCCGGCCCTTCGAGTACGTGCTGAACACGCCGTCGCACCACCGGGTGCACCACGCCTCCCAGGGCGGCTATCTGGACCGCAACTTCGGCGGGATCCTGATCGTCTGGGACCGGCTCTTCGGCTCCTTCGCGGCCGAGACCGAGCGGCCGGTCTACGGGCTCACGAAGAACATCGAGACCTACAACCCGCTGCGGGTCGCCACCCACGAGTACGCCGCCATCGCACGCGACGTACGGGCCGCCCGCGACTGGCGCGAACGGGCCGGACGGGTCTTCCGGGGACCCGGCTGGCAGCCCGAGTGA
- a CDS encoding lysoplasmalogenase produces the protein MSRPPAKPLLVAFALAAVAELVCVAVGSRTGQLVAKPLLMPLLAAYVAARGGPRLLVAALLLGWGGDVLLLVPADAAFLAGMGCFAAGHLCYLTLFGRRRTRVDLAVGYGLVLVVALVLLWPGLPAELRVPVAVYSLLLAAMAYRASGLGPLAGAGGALFLLSDTLIATDVAEWPQPPAAGLWIMLTYLAAQALLTAGVVHAGTGLSPTEGSPAARTARPVHD, from the coding sequence GTGAGCCGCCCGCCCGCGAAGCCGCTCCTGGTGGCCTTCGCGCTCGCCGCCGTCGCCGAACTGGTCTGCGTCGCCGTCGGCTCACGCACCGGCCAACTCGTCGCCAAGCCCCTGCTGATGCCGCTCCTCGCCGCGTACGTGGCCGCCAGGGGAGGCCCCCGGCTCCTCGTCGCCGCGCTGCTCCTCGGCTGGGGCGGCGACGTGCTCCTGCTCGTCCCGGCCGACGCGGCGTTCCTCGCGGGCATGGGGTGCTTCGCCGCCGGACACCTCTGCTACCTGACGCTGTTCGGCCGCCGCCGTACGCGCGTCGATCTCGCGGTCGGATACGGCCTCGTGCTCGTCGTGGCGCTCGTCCTGCTGTGGCCCGGCCTCCCCGCCGAACTGCGCGTCCCCGTCGCCGTCTACAGCCTGCTGCTGGCCGCCATGGCCTACCGGGCGAGCGGTCTCGGGCCGCTCGCCGGCGCGGGCGGCGCGCTCTTCCTGCTCTCCGACACGCTCATCGCCACCGACGTCGCCGAGTGGCCCCAGCCCCCGGCCGCCGGTCTGTGGATCATGCTGACCTATCTCGCGGCCCAGGCCCTGCTCACGGCGGGCGTCGTGCACGCCGGCACGGGCCTCTCGCCCACGGAGGGCAGCCCGGCGGCCCGCACGGCCCGCCCCGTACACGACTGA
- a CDS encoding S8 family peptidase, whose translation MAHLRSRRRHALVLPVGLALIASLGFLPAGSASAAPADDVPAAVSADGPKLSYVVNTNGGHSTVKSVKKAITKAGGTVVIAYDQIGVIVVHSQNPEFGPAIRKVRGVASAGATRTKPLTAQTTTDIEAEQPLSAKEAKAATAKAGADQDALEPLQWDLPAIKADKAHQKSLGSSKVTVGVIDTGVDDTHPDLAPNFDRRASVSCVGGTPNTADGAWRPGPGESDHGTHVAGTIAAAKNGTGVTGVAPGVKVSGIKVSQPDGFFYTEAVVCGFVWAAEHGVDVTNNSYYTDPWLFNCEDDPDQKALADAVTRATRYAEGKGIVNVAAAGNSDMDLAADELNDGSSPNDTTPADRVIDPSECLDIPSQVPGVVTVSATGAKNLKASYSNYGLGTVDVAAPGGDLTAYQTPEAPAVNGLILSTLPGGGFGYKGGTSMASPHVAGVAALIKSTHPYASPWLVKTLLNVQADATSCTNPYDIDGDGIVDAVCEGNKQKNGFYGAGVVDALDAVRR comes from the coding sequence ATGGCTCATCTGAGATCCAGACGGCGGCACGCACTGGTTCTGCCCGTCGGTCTGGCGCTCATCGCCTCGCTCGGCTTCCTGCCGGCCGGGTCCGCGTCGGCGGCGCCGGCCGACGACGTCCCGGCCGCTGTCTCGGCGGACGGCCCGAAGCTGTCGTACGTCGTGAACACCAACGGCGGGCACTCCACCGTCAAGTCGGTGAAGAAAGCCATCACCAAGGCCGGTGGCACCGTGGTGATCGCCTATGACCAGATAGGCGTCATCGTCGTCCACTCGCAGAACCCGGAGTTCGGCCCGGCGATCCGCAAGGTCCGGGGCGTCGCTTCGGCGGGTGCCACCCGTACGAAGCCGCTGACGGCCCAGACCACCACGGACATCGAGGCCGAGCAGCCGCTGTCCGCCAAGGAGGCGAAGGCCGCCACGGCGAAGGCCGGCGCCGACCAGGACGCGCTGGAGCCCCTCCAGTGGGACCTGCCGGCCATCAAGGCGGACAAGGCGCACCAGAAGTCGCTCGGCAGCAGCAAGGTCACCGTCGGCGTCATCGACACGGGTGTCGACGACACCCACCCCGACCTCGCTCCGAACTTCGACCGTCGCGCGTCGGTCAGCTGTGTGGGCGGCACGCCCAACACGGCGGACGGCGCCTGGCGTCCGGGCCCCGGGGAGAGCGACCACGGCACGCACGTCGCGGGCACGATCGCCGCGGCCAAGAACGGCACCGGTGTCACCGGCGTCGCTCCGGGCGTGAAGGTCTCCGGCATCAAGGTGTCCCAGCCCGACGGCTTCTTCTACACCGAGGCCGTCGTCTGCGGCTTCGTCTGGGCCGCCGAGCACGGCGTCGATGTGACGAACAACAGCTATTACACCGACCCGTGGCTGTTCAACTGCGAGGACGACCCGGACCAGAAAGCCCTGGCCGACGCCGTCACGCGGGCCACCCGGTACGCCGAGGGCAAGGGCATCGTCAATGTCGCCGCCGCCGGCAACTCCGACATGGACCTGGCCGCCGACGAGCTCAACGACGGTTCGAGCCCGAACGACACCACCCCGGCCGACCGGGTGATCGACCCGTCCGAGTGCCTGGACATTCCGTCCCAGGTGCCGGGTGTCGTCACGGTCTCCGCGACCGGTGCGAAGAACCTGAAGGCGTCGTACTCCAACTACGGTCTCGGGACCGTCGACGTCGCCGCTCCCGGTGGCGACCTGACGGCGTACCAGACCCCGGAGGCACCCGCCGTCAACGGTCTGATCCTGAGCACGCTGCCCGGTGGTGGCTTCGGCTACAAGGGCGGTACGTCGATGGCGTCCCCGCACGTGGCGGGTGTCGCGGCGCTGATCAAGTCGACCCACCCGTACGCCTCGCCGTGGCTGGTCAAGACGTTGCTGAACGTCCAGGCCGACGCGACGTCGTGCACCAACCCGTACGACATCGACGGTGACGGCATCGTCGACGCGGTGTGCGAGGGCAACAAGCAGAAGAACGGCTTCTACGGTGCCGGCGTGGTGGACGCGCTGGACGCCGTCCGCCGCTGA
- a CDS encoding DUF485 domain-containing protein, with protein MATDGPPPPKGNSDPSTPAQPTTAQFTEVQESAEFGELRRTYRSFAFPLTIAFIAWYLLYVLLSNYAGGFMGTKLFGNINVAFVFGLGQFLTTFLIAWFYSKYASQKLDPKGAAIKSRMEADL; from the coding sequence GTGGCTACCGATGGACCGCCGCCGCCCAAGGGCAACTCGGACCCCAGCACCCCCGCCCAGCCCACGACAGCACAGTTCACAGAGGTCCAGGAGAGCGCCGAATTCGGTGAACTGCGCCGTACGTACCGCTCCTTCGCCTTCCCCCTGACCATCGCCTTCATCGCCTGGTACCTGCTGTACGTGCTGCTGTCCAACTACGCCGGCGGCTTCATGGGCACGAAGCTCTTCGGCAACATCAACGTCGCCTTCGTCTTCGGCCTCGGTCAGTTCCTCACGACGTTCCTCATCGCCTGGTTCTACTCGAAGTACGCATCGCAGAAGCTCGACCCCAAGGGCGCGGCGATCAAGTCCCGTATGGAGGCCGACCTGTGA
- a CDS encoding solute symporter family protein — protein sequence MSPTIQLTEAAGIQLAANTDASEHRPLIITLFALFVIATLVITVWAGRQTKSAADFYAGGRQFTAFQNGLAVSGDYMSAASFLGIAGAIALFGYDGFLYSIGFLVAWLVALLLVAEPLRNSGRYTMGDVLAYRMRQRPVRTAAGASTIVVSIFYLLAQMAGAGVLVSLLLGITSDAGKILIVALVGILMIVYVTIGGMKGTTWVQMVKAVLLIAGTLLITFLVLLKFNFNVSDLLGSAASNSGKGSAFLEPGLKYGLTETSKLDFISLGIALVLGTAGLPHILIRFYTVPTAKAARKSVNWAIGIIGGFYLMTIALGFGAAALLTPEEITSSNAAGNTAAPLLAMEIGGGGDSTGGAILLAVISAVAFATILAVVAGLTLASSSSFAHDIYANVIRRGKATEKEEVRAARYATVAIGVVSIALGALARDLNVAGLVALAFAVAASANLPTLLYSLFWKRFNTVGALWSIYGGLASSVLLVLFSPVVSSKPSSMFPDVDFAFFPLENPGLISIPLGFLLGWLASVLSKEEPDVKKYAELEVKSLTGTGAH from the coding sequence GTGAGCCCGACCATCCAGCTGACCGAGGCCGCCGGAATCCAGCTGGCCGCCAACACCGACGCCAGCGAGCACCGGCCGCTGATCATCACGCTCTTCGCGCTGTTCGTCATCGCCACCCTCGTCATCACCGTCTGGGCCGGCCGGCAGACCAAGAGCGCCGCCGACTTCTACGCGGGCGGACGCCAGTTCACCGCCTTCCAGAACGGCCTCGCCGTCTCCGGCGACTACATGTCCGCCGCCTCCTTCCTCGGTATCGCCGGCGCCATCGCCCTCTTCGGCTACGACGGCTTCCTCTACTCCATCGGCTTCCTGGTCGCCTGGCTCGTCGCGCTGCTGCTGGTCGCCGAACCGCTGCGCAACTCCGGCCGCTACACCATGGGCGACGTCCTCGCCTACCGGATGCGCCAGCGCCCCGTCCGTACGGCGGCGGGCGCCTCCACCATCGTCGTCTCGATCTTCTATCTGCTGGCCCAGATGGCCGGCGCGGGCGTGCTCGTCTCGCTGCTGCTCGGCATCACCAGCGACGCGGGCAAGATCCTGATCGTCGCCCTGGTCGGCATCCTGATGATCGTCTACGTCACCATCGGCGGGATGAAGGGCACCACCTGGGTCCAGATGGTCAAGGCCGTCCTGCTCATCGCGGGCACCCTGCTCATCACCTTCCTGGTGCTGCTCAAGTTCAACTTCAACGTCTCCGACCTGCTCGGCAGCGCCGCCTCCAACAGCGGCAAGGGCTCGGCCTTCCTGGAGCCCGGACTCAAGTACGGCCTCACGGAGACCTCGAAGCTCGACTTCATCTCGCTGGGCATCGCGCTCGTCCTCGGCACCGCCGGACTGCCGCACATCCTGATCCGCTTCTACACGGTGCCCACCGCCAAGGCGGCTCGTAAGTCCGTCAACTGGGCCATCGGCATCATCGGCGGCTTCTACCTGATGACCATCGCCCTGGGCTTCGGCGCGGCGGCCCTGCTCACTCCGGAGGAGATCACCAGTTCCAACGCGGCGGGCAACACAGCGGCGCCACTGCTCGCGATGGAGATCGGCGGTGGCGGTGACTCCACCGGCGGCGCCATTCTGCTCGCCGTCATCTCCGCGGTCGCCTTCGCCACCATCCTCGCGGTCGTGGCCGGTCTGACGCTGGCGTCCTCGTCGTCGTTCGCGCACGACATCTACGCCAACGTCATCCGCCGGGGCAAGGCCACCGAGAAGGAGGAGGTGCGCGCGGCCCGCTACGCGACCGTCGCCATCGGCGTCGTCTCCATCGCGCTCGGCGCCCTCGCCCGCGACCTGAACGTCGCCGGTCTGGTGGCCCTCGCCTTCGCGGTCGCCGCCTCCGCCAACCTGCCGACGCTTCTCTACAGCCTTTTCTGGAAGCGGTTCAACACGGTCGGCGCGCTCTGGTCGATCTACGGCGGTCTGGCCTCGTCCGTCCTGCTGGTCCTGTTCTCGCCGGTCGTCTCCTCCAAGCCCTCCTCGATGTTCCCGGACGTGGACTTCGCCTTCTTCCCGCTGGAGAACCCCGGACTGATCTCGATCCCGCTGGGCTTCCTGCTCGGCTGGCTCGCCTCGGTCCTCTCCAAGGAGGAGCCCGACGTCAAGAAGTACGCCGAGCTGGAGGTCAAGTCGCTCACCGGCACCGGGGCGCACTGA